The Streptomyces sp. NBC_00344 genome includes a window with the following:
- a CDS encoding LuxR C-terminal-related transcriptional regulator produces MEPLSLSPHLPVTGPWPVLATGSPFAGRVGELEQIRRVLLSRRGPRGVLVAGPAGIGRTRLLQEAWALAPRRRLISLQPRAECGTPGDGRGSLRLPVTARALAEVARLAGRDRAQAWLLSVDDAHLLGPELWPLLHEAAGYPAVKLVVSVTSDGHRLPPEIQALWSDRALVRMDLQPLDAAGVRELTDSLLEGGLGQSSAARLAQLCGGSPRLLREVARAAVDQRLLARSEGSWHFVGEQLPVPPSVLELVDPQLRSLGEAGREILELVALAGLPRLTSVERFCGAELLEELERQNLLRIVDGGTDPAGGPRVRIAHPLASYALSCGLPPLRRRRRLRDWLAAHHGLSALMADDDCLRLAEWHLDAHETPPRALLDRAVEQSLRELTLPSAVRLTRAGWRHYPGEDTAELHARALTASADFPRLAGFITAVRERGPGYARSLERAEAHGMLLQARYKDLEGLLPRLPSGEQAYYRMVARYFQGGFADALHQAEVLRRNGPSRHALEAGLIMMGALCHMGLPDQALRLYATLREEVDGAPGGPAKFHADSLEELHASALHYCGRFDEAERIYWREYSQAVQNHHVRVDAQRGLALGHLLHDRGIIEAALKCFTFTSSYRVGWRQWQVKAGIHAALAVTCLPADRRPDDPLPDGLTAGEAGHCAVFLAVVEARRHHERGATGAAVRVLHDAVAGALANGAHADVAIGLHECARLSLPAPEPAVAEMRLEGAFLRARVAYAEAYRSREPKLMGRVARAFADMGAALFAAEAYAELARFHQRAGGVKAATAATAQARELLRGCGPVDTPPLRFLGQSSLLSDRERLIASLAAGGLSDKEIAERLSVSVRTVSNTLYRVYRKLGAENRRDLRTLMARRNGL; encoded by the coding sequence ATGGAACCCCTTTCGCTCTCTCCTCATCTCCCGGTGACGGGCCCCTGGCCCGTTCTCGCCACCGGTTCACCGTTCGCCGGCCGGGTCGGCGAACTGGAGCAGATCCGCCGGGTGCTGCTGTCCCGGCGTGGCCCGCGTGGCGTGTTGGTCGCCGGCCCGGCAGGCATCGGCAGGACCCGCCTGCTGCAGGAGGCGTGGGCGCTCGCCCCACGCCGCCGCCTGATCAGCCTTCAGCCGCGCGCCGAGTGCGGCACACCCGGTGATGGCAGAGGCTCACTCCGCTTGCCCGTCACCGCACGGGCTCTGGCCGAAGTCGCCCGACTCGCCGGGCGGGACCGGGCGCAGGCCTGGCTGCTGAGCGTCGACGACGCACATCTGCTCGGCCCCGAACTGTGGCCGCTGCTGCACGAGGCCGCAGGGTACCCGGCGGTCAAACTGGTGGTCTCGGTGACCAGCGACGGGCACCGGCTGCCGCCCGAAATCCAGGCCCTGTGGAGTGACCGGGCTCTCGTCCGCATGGACCTGCAGCCGCTGGACGCGGCCGGCGTCAGGGAGCTGACGGACTCCCTTCTGGAGGGCGGGCTGGGGCAGAGCAGCGCGGCCCGGCTGGCCCAGTTGTGCGGCGGGAGCCCGCGTCTGCTCCGGGAGGTGGCCCGTGCGGCTGTCGATCAGCGTCTTCTGGCCCGGTCGGAGGGCAGTTGGCATTTCGTCGGTGAGCAGCTTCCGGTCCCGCCCTCGGTCCTGGAGCTGGTCGATCCGCAGTTGCGGAGCCTCGGCGAGGCGGGCCGCGAGATCCTGGAGCTGGTCGCGCTGGCCGGACTGCCGCGTCTGACGTCCGTCGAGCGGTTCTGCGGAGCCGAACTGCTCGAGGAGCTGGAACGGCAGAACCTGCTGCGGATCGTCGACGGCGGCACCGATCCGGCCGGCGGACCACGAGTACGCATCGCCCACCCGCTGGCCTCCTACGCGCTGTCCTGCGGGCTGCCACCGCTGCGCCGTCGCCGTCGGCTGCGGGACTGGCTCGCCGCCCATCACGGTCTGTCCGCTCTGATGGCCGACGACGACTGCCTGCGCCTCGCCGAGTGGCATCTGGACGCCCACGAGACCCCGCCACGAGCCCTGTTGGACCGGGCGGTCGAGCAGAGCCTGCGTGAGCTGACGCTGCCGAGTGCGGTACGGCTGACGCGGGCCGGCTGGCGGCACTATCCGGGCGAGGACACCGCCGAACTGCACGCGCGGGCGCTGACCGCCAGTGCCGACTTCCCCCGGCTGGCGGGGTTCATCACGGCGGTGCGCGAGCGAGGTCCCGGATACGCCAGGTCCCTGGAGCGTGCCGAGGCACACGGCATGCTGCTCCAGGCCCGGTACAAGGATCTGGAAGGGCTGCTGCCGCGGCTGCCTTCCGGCGAACAGGCCTACTACCGGATGGTCGCCCGTTACTTCCAGGGCGGGTTCGCCGACGCCCTTCACCAGGCGGAAGTGCTGCGCCGGAACGGACCGTCCCGGCACGCCCTGGAGGCGGGGCTGATCATGATGGGGGCGCTGTGCCACATGGGCCTGCCCGATCAGGCTCTGCGCCTGTACGCCACGCTCCGCGAGGAGGTCGACGGGGCGCCGGGCGGGCCTGCGAAGTTCCACGCGGACTCACTGGAGGAACTGCACGCATCGGCGCTCCACTACTGCGGCCGGTTCGACGAGGCGGAACGGATCTACTGGCGGGAGTACTCGCAGGCGGTGCAGAACCACCATGTCCGCGTCGACGCGCAGCGCGGTCTGGCCCTCGGCCATCTGCTGCACGACCGGGGGATCATCGAGGCCGCCCTGAAGTGCTTCACGTTCACTTCCAGTTACCGCGTGGGATGGCGGCAGTGGCAGGTCAAGGCCGGGATCCACGCGGCGCTCGCGGTCACCTGTCTGCCGGCGGACCGACGGCCGGACGACCCGTTGCCCGACGGGCTGACGGCGGGCGAGGCCGGACACTGCGCGGTGTTCCTGGCGGTGGTGGAGGCCCGGCGCCATCACGAGAGAGGCGCTACCGGCGCGGCCGTGCGGGTGCTGCACGACGCGGTGGCGGGGGCCCTGGCGAACGGAGCGCATGCCGACGTCGCCATCGGGCTGCACGAGTGCGCCAGGCTGTCCCTGCCGGCCCCGGAGCCGGCCGTCGCCGAGATGCGCCTGGAGGGCGCGTTCCTGCGGGCCCGGGTGGCGTACGCGGAGGCGTACCGGTCCCGCGAGCCCAAGCTCATGGGGCGGGTGGCACGGGCGTTCGCCGACATGGGTGCCGCGTTGTTCGCGGCCGAGGCGTACGCCGAACTCGCGCGCTTCCACCAGCGAGCCGGCGGTGTCAAGGCCGCCACGGCAGCCACTGCACAG
- a CDS encoding GDSL-type esterase/lipase family protein — protein MNSQHDAVPRSSTSPSDTDWITTPVTAGLLRGALDLERTQHGVLPHRLPAWVRAQCADGQLAMAEAQPSGVRLVFRTRAAAIELDTLRTKMAYQGAPSRPDGVYDLLVDGKPAGRASVTGGNVLMLDMTTGSAATLPGPVGTVRFTGLPDRVKDVEIWLPHNEITQLVALRTDAPVEAVPSGGRRVWLHHGSSISHGSDAASPTTTWPALAASLGGAELINLGLSGSALLDAFTARTMRDTPADLISIKIGINLVNADVMRLRAFTPAVHGFLDTIREGHPATPLLVVSPILCPIHEHVPGPSAPDFTDIGQGKLQFTALGDPAERAAGKLTLNVIRNELSRIVEQRAADDAHLHHLDGRDLYGEADFDELPLPDQIHPDAAAHQRIGERFAELAFHSGGPFAARRP, from the coding sequence ATGAACAGCCAGCATGATGCCGTCCCCCGGTCGTCCACGTCGCCCTCGGACACGGACTGGATCACCACGCCCGTGACGGCCGGCCTCCTGCGCGGGGCGCTCGACCTGGAGCGCACTCAGCACGGTGTGCTGCCGCACCGGCTCCCCGCGTGGGTCCGCGCACAGTGCGCCGACGGGCAGCTGGCCATGGCGGAGGCCCAACCCTCGGGTGTGCGGCTGGTGTTCCGTACCCGCGCCGCCGCCATCGAGCTGGACACGCTCCGTACCAAGATGGCCTATCAGGGCGCCCCGTCCCGCCCGGACGGCGTGTACGACCTGCTCGTTGACGGCAAGCCCGCCGGCCGGGCCAGTGTGACCGGCGGCAACGTGCTGATGCTCGACATGACCACCGGGTCCGCGGCGACCCTGCCCGGTCCGGTCGGCACCGTCCGGTTCACCGGCCTCCCCGACCGTGTGAAGGACGTCGAGATCTGGCTGCCGCACAACGAGATCACCCAGCTGGTCGCCCTGCGCACCGATGCCCCTGTCGAGGCTGTGCCGTCGGGGGGCCGCAGGGTGTGGTTGCACCACGGCAGTTCGATCAGTCACGGCTCCGACGCCGCAAGCCCCACCACGACCTGGCCGGCCCTGGCCGCTTCCCTCGGCGGCGCGGAACTGATCAACCTCGGCCTGAGTGGCAGCGCCCTGCTCGATGCGTTCACCGCCAGGACCATGCGGGACACGCCTGCGGACCTGATCAGCATCAAGATCGGCATCAACCTCGTCAACGCCGACGTGATGAGGCTGCGCGCGTTCACCCCGGCCGTGCACGGTTTCCTCGACACCATCCGCGAGGGACACCCCGCCACTCCGCTGCTGGTCGTCTCGCCCATCCTCTGCCCCATCCACGAGCATGTCCCCGGCCCCAGCGCCCCGGACTTCACGGATATCGGCCAGGGGAAGCTGCAGTTCACGGCGCTGGGGGACCCCGCGGAGCGCGCCGCGGGGAAACTGACGCTCAACGTCATCCGGAACGAGCTGTCCCGCATCGTGGAGCAGCGGGCAGCCGATGACGCCCATCTGCATCACCTCGACGGCCGCGACCTCTACGGCGAGGCGGACTTCGACGAACTGCCGCTGCCGGACCAGATCCACCCGGACGCCGCCGCACATCAACGCATCGGCGAACGCTTCGCCGAACTGGCCTTCCACAGCGGCGGACCCTTCGCCGCCAGGCGCCCCTGA
- a CDS encoding AfsR/SARP family transcriptional regulator: protein MHKRQFDHGEEESEESGPGSSFDSDEFNPKFLTLGPVRIADGADLVALQPSKPANLLAALLLHPNSTVSAEFLQRVVWGEGRPATAKSALHTCVQRLRQVFIKYGIAGNLIEAVPGGYRITADSGSLDLIAFRDLLRSADSERDPAVELSILRAALSLWQGPLLANIHSDILQREVVPRLTEERLRAMERVFDIELALGRCRQVLAELWPVARSHPAHEPFWAQLVQALHRTDRRAEALSEYRRVKQYLRTELGVDPGPALQRLEIAVLRGDDLSAPPGGRVLPAFALRGGDPSSARSSIPPVEGSADKSFPSGGAAQVLETLIGAGLIEEGPEGHYRMHDLLRIVARGAMELRTDAAWPDVSPKV from the coding sequence ATGCATAAAAGGCAATTCGACCATGGTGAAGAAGAGTCTGAAGAGTCAGGACCGGGCTCTTCATTCGATTCCGATGAATTCAATCCCAAGTTCCTCACACTTGGGCCGGTAAGAATAGCGGACGGCGCTGATCTCGTTGCGCTGCAACCGTCGAAACCAGCGAATCTCCTTGCGGCGCTTCTCTTGCATCCGAATTCCACGGTGTCTGCTGAATTTCTGCAGAGAGTGGTATGGGGAGAAGGGCGACCGGCGACCGCGAAATCTGCGCTGCACACCTGTGTCCAACGTCTGCGCCAGGTGTTCATCAAGTACGGGATCGCGGGCAACCTCATTGAGGCGGTCCCCGGCGGATACCGGATCACCGCGGACTCCGGATCGCTGGATCTGATCGCCTTCAGGGACCTGCTGCGCAGCGCCGACAGTGAGCGGGACCCCGCGGTGGAACTCAGTATCCTGCGGGCCGCGCTGTCTCTGTGGCAGGGGCCGTTGCTGGCCAACATCCACTCCGACATCCTTCAGCGCGAGGTCGTGCCACGCCTGACCGAGGAGCGATTACGGGCGATGGAGCGGGTCTTCGACATCGAGCTCGCCCTCGGCCGATGTCGCCAAGTGCTCGCCGAGCTATGGCCGGTGGCGCGATCGCATCCCGCACACGAACCGTTCTGGGCCCAGCTGGTGCAGGCCCTCCACCGCACCGACCGGCGCGCCGAGGCGCTGAGTGAATACCGCAGGGTGAAGCAGTATCTGCGCACCGAGCTGGGGGTGGACCCCGGCCCCGCACTGCAGCGCCTGGAGATCGCCGTGCTGCGCGGCGATGATCTCTCGGCCCCGCCCGGAGGGCGGGTGCTCCCGGCCTTCGCCCTTCGCGGCGGAGACCCGTCATCGGCGCGTTCCTCAATTCCGCCCGTCGAGGGTTCAGCGGACAAGTCCTTTCCATCCGGTGGTGCCGCCCAGGTTCTCGAAACCCTCATCGGCGCCGGGTTGATCGAGGAAGGCCCGGAGGGCCACTATCGAATGCACGATCTGCTCCGAATCGTCGCCCGTGGCGCGATGGAGTTGCGGACGGATGCCGCCTGGCCCGATGTGTCGCCGAAGGTCTGA
- a CDS encoding TOMM precursor leader peptide-binding protein, with product MTTAYEEVAHSHPRIRRDVLYTETPSGVVFHSAHGGFTLQGRSAYRFASLIVPHLNGASRVGEICAGLGDKQRAMVAELVGALYGRGFARDVQPGSDGLDELTDEVARRFAPQIDYIDHYAGEAGSRFRRFRETRVAVLGDGPVAQWCALSLVRNGSAAVAFPAQAGDDPFAAVLQEARLLGEAGCPVELVRLDPGDGDGWDGLAGYDVVLATGGHRTLLGLLEAGVPGGVRLLPAWEFASQAVIGPVMTSGAVGCWACAALRLGANGDPGAAADLWSGAILGEPGERSAGGAAGPVAAMVGNLLAYEVFRLLTGALSAETEGRIVIQDLDSLDVVTEPLMPHPRCPFCRDDEDMNAASVLTVSELMPRQFDAQEGALTPEADGGAALSVLDTRSVLIHPRAGVFTAFADDTWEQTPLKVGTVRLAVGHGGPRDISAFDVHHVAGARLRALHRAAEVYTERVVPQHAAVEGAALEAAREKWPLLAPDTFDIASGNGAAAGTVRSWVQATSLAGARIALVPAGAVRTFGAGNHDRSFVPTTAGSAAGSSPSRAAARALYSAVAFHSLNRALRAQCDILAMSQTADEADDREAVFLRRSAANLGLTVELLDLGGADGIAPVVLARAEDPHTGHTPWTITAAPTRRRAAVGALRDLLGRVQIARESAASAPVDTGDPVLGDLAPMSLAVTGAAGDPDRPPVGTAAMLARLRDRSLDALAVPTGSADLRTGGIHVVRVLLTYGAVDAL from the coding sequence ATGACCACTGCATATGAGGAAGTCGCGCATTCCCATCCCCGGATCAGGCGAGATGTTCTCTATACGGAGACGCCTTCCGGAGTTGTTTTTCATAGCGCGCACGGAGGATTTACTCTGCAGGGCAGATCGGCCTACCGGTTCGCCTCCCTCATCGTTCCCCACCTGAACGGGGCGAGCCGTGTCGGAGAGATATGTGCGGGCCTGGGCGACAAGCAGCGCGCCATGGTGGCCGAGTTGGTCGGTGCGCTCTACGGTCGGGGCTTCGCCCGGGATGTGCAGCCCGGCAGTGACGGCCTGGACGAGCTGACGGATGAGGTGGCGCGTCGTTTCGCGCCCCAGATCGACTACATAGACCACTACGCGGGTGAGGCGGGCTCCAGGTTCCGGCGATTCCGCGAGACGCGGGTGGCGGTGCTCGGGGACGGGCCCGTGGCGCAGTGGTGTGCGCTGAGCCTGGTACGCAACGGCAGCGCCGCCGTCGCGTTCCCGGCACAGGCCGGCGACGATCCGTTCGCCGCGGTCCTCCAGGAAGCGCGGCTTCTGGGCGAGGCCGGATGCCCCGTCGAACTCGTCCGGCTGGACCCCGGTGACGGCGACGGATGGGATGGCCTGGCCGGGTACGACGTGGTGCTGGCGACCGGCGGCCACCGGACGCTGCTCGGCCTGCTGGAGGCAGGCGTACCGGGCGGCGTACGGCTGCTGCCCGCCTGGGAGTTCGCCTCTCAGGCGGTCATCGGGCCGGTCATGACCTCCGGGGCGGTGGGCTGCTGGGCGTGCGCGGCGTTGCGCCTGGGCGCGAATGGTGACCCCGGCGCGGCAGCCGACCTGTGGAGCGGCGCCATTCTGGGAGAGCCGGGGGAGCGTTCAGCGGGAGGGGCGGCGGGCCCGGTCGCGGCCATGGTCGGCAACCTGCTGGCGTACGAGGTGTTCCGTCTGCTCACCGGTGCGCTCAGCGCCGAGACCGAAGGCCGCATCGTGATACAGGACCTGGACTCCCTCGATGTCGTCACGGAGCCCCTCATGCCGCACCCGCGTTGCCCCTTCTGCCGGGACGACGAGGACATGAATGCGGCGTCCGTCCTGACCGTATCGGAGTTGATGCCTCGTCAGTTCGACGCACAGGAAGGGGCGTTGACACCCGAGGCGGACGGTGGTGCGGCGCTGTCCGTGCTCGACACCCGATCGGTGCTGATCCATCCTCGCGCGGGCGTCTTCACCGCCTTCGCGGACGACACCTGGGAGCAGACTCCGCTGAAGGTGGGCACGGTGCGACTCGCGGTCGGCCATGGCGGCCCACGGGACATCTCGGCGTTCGACGTGCACCATGTGGCAGGGGCCAGACTCCGGGCCCTGCACAGAGCCGCGGAGGTCTATACCGAGCGGGTCGTCCCGCAGCACGCAGCTGTGGAGGGCGCCGCGCTGGAGGCCGCCCGAGAGAAATGGCCGCTGCTGGCACCCGACACCTTCGACATCGCGTCGGGCAACGGCGCGGCGGCAGGTACGGTGCGCTCCTGGGTGCAGGCGACCTCCCTGGCCGGGGCGCGAATCGCTCTCGTTCCGGCCGGCGCGGTACGGACCTTCGGAGCCGGGAACCACGACCGGAGCTTCGTGCCGACCACCGCGGGCTCGGCAGCGGGCTCGTCACCGTCGCGTGCGGCCGCACGCGCTCTGTACTCCGCGGTGGCGTTCCACTCGCTCAATCGGGCGCTGCGGGCCCAGTGCGACATCCTCGCGATGTCGCAGACCGCTGACGAGGCCGACGACCGTGAAGCGGTATTCCTGCGCCGCTCGGCAGCGAATCTGGGTCTGACGGTCGAACTGCTCGACCTCGGCGGCGCCGACGGGATCGCCCCGGTCGTGCTCGCCCGCGCCGAGGACCCGCACACCGGGCACACGCCCTGGACGATCACCGCGGCCCCCACCCGGCGCCGCGCGGCGGTCGGCGCGCTGCGCGATCTGCTCGGACGCGTCCAGATCGCGCGGGAATCCGCTGCGTCCGCACCCGTCGACACCGGCGATCCGGTACTCGGCGACCTCGCCCCGATGAGCCTGGCCGTCACCGGCGCTGCGGGGGATCCGGACCGGCCGCCTGTCGGCACCGCTGCGATGCTCGCCCGGCTGCGCGACCGCAGCCTCGACGCCTTGGCCGTTCCCACCGGTTCCGCAGATCTGCGGACCGGCGGCATCCACGTAGTCCGGGTCCTGCTGACGTACGGGGCCGTAGATGCTCTCTGA